Proteins encoded in a region of the Microbacterium neungamense genome:
- a CDS encoding APC family permease, translating to MTAHRQAEGHRRVEAAAGDAAHGGRILGDVLGAGVYALMGVLSEKVGGMLWVPLLLALLLALLTAGSYAELVTKYPRAGGAAVFAERTFRSPLLAFLVGFSMLAAGVTSAAGLAIAFSGEYFQTFLPLPVLPVALVFLAAIAALNARGIRESMGANLVMTVIELSGLVIVVVVVALFLARGGGDLARAMQPPEGTGVGLALLSGAIVAYYSFVGFETSANVIEEVKRPSRTYPRALFGALVTAGAVYVLVGLASAAALPASELQESTGPLLAVVEATGAGIPSWLFSLIALIAVANGALLTMIMASRLTYGMADQGLLPEVLARVLPRRRTPWVAILATTLVAMLLTLVGDLATLAETVVLLLLFVFLSANVSVLVLRRDAVAHEHFRVWTAVPVLGIGSCILLLTQQRPVVWLFAAILLAAGAVLYALARWSRRRERRQTDAATASLSS from the coding sequence GGGTTGAAGCCGCCGCCGGAGATGCTGCCCACGGTGGTCGCATCCTGGGCGACGTCCTCGGCGCCGGCGTCTACGCGCTGATGGGCGTGCTGTCCGAGAAGGTGGGCGGGATGCTGTGGGTGCCGCTGCTGCTGGCCCTGCTGCTGGCCCTGCTCACCGCCGGCTCCTACGCGGAGCTGGTCACGAAGTACCCGCGCGCCGGCGGGGCGGCGGTGTTCGCCGAGCGCACGTTCCGCAGCCCGCTCCTGGCCTTCCTGGTCGGGTTCAGCATGCTCGCCGCCGGCGTCACCAGCGCCGCCGGGCTCGCGATCGCGTTCTCCGGCGAGTACTTCCAGACCTTCCTGCCGCTGCCGGTGCTGCCGGTCGCTCTCGTCTTCCTCGCCGCCATCGCCGCGCTGAACGCCCGCGGCATCCGCGAGTCGATGGGCGCCAACCTCGTGATGACGGTCATCGAGCTCAGCGGCCTGGTCATCGTCGTGGTCGTCGTCGCGCTCTTCCTGGCCCGCGGCGGGGGCGACCTCGCCCGCGCGATGCAGCCGCCGGAGGGCACCGGCGTCGGCCTCGCCCTGTTGTCGGGGGCGATCGTCGCCTACTACTCCTTCGTCGGCTTCGAGACCTCCGCCAACGTCATCGAGGAGGTGAAGCGCCCCAGCCGCACCTACCCGCGCGCACTGTTCGGCGCCCTCGTCACGGCCGGCGCCGTCTACGTCCTGGTCGGCCTGGCCAGTGCGGCGGCGCTCCCGGCATCCGAGCTGCAGGAATCCACAGGCCCGCTGCTCGCCGTCGTCGAGGCGACCGGCGCGGGCATCCCGTCCTGGCTGTTCAGCCTCATCGCCCTCATCGCCGTCGCCAACGGCGCCCTGCTGACGATGATCATGGCGAGCCGCCTCACCTACGGGATGGCCGACCAGGGCCTGCTGCCCGAGGTGCTCGCCCGCGTGCTGCCCCGCCGGCGCACGCCGTGGGTCGCGATCCTCGCCACCACCCTCGTGGCGATGCTGCTCACTCTCGTCGGCGATCTCGCCACGCTCGCCGAGACGGTGGTGCTGCTGCTCCTCTTCGTCTTCCTGAGCGCGAACGTCTCCGTCCTGGTGCTGCGGCGCGACGCGGTGGCGCACGAGCACTTCCGGGTGTGGACGGCGGTGCCGGTGCTCGGCATCGGCTCGTGCATCCTGCTGCTGACCCAGCAGCGCCCGGTGGTGTGGCTGTTCGCGGCGATCCTGCTCGCCGCCGGCGCCGTGCTCTACGCGCTCGCGCGGTGGTCGCGTCGTCGCGAGCGGCGGCAGACGGATGCCGCTACAGCCAGCCTTTCTTCTTGA
- the corA gene encoding magnesium/cobalt transporter CorA, with the protein MAMIDNGIYVDGIRTENPESLAETFELMRSRGGMGWIGLYRPSEDEVRAVADEFGLHELAVEDALSGHQRPKIERYDDILFVVLRPARYLDAEEEVEFGELHVFVGPDFVVTIRHAESPNLAKVRRRMESQPELLALGPEAVLYAIVDEVVDEYGPVVAGLENDIDEIESELFVEDVDATQRIYELAREVIDFQRAAQPLTGMIEALLRGGEKYAVEEELQRHLRDVHDHSIRIADRAATFRTILDNALTVESTIVARRQNEEMRRMTELSIRQNDEVKKISGWAAILFAPTIIGGIYGMNFDTMPELDWEWGYPMAIGLMLAMGFGLWVVFKKKGWL; encoded by the coding sequence ATGGCGATGATCGACAACGGCATCTACGTCGACGGCATCCGCACCGAGAACCCGGAGAGTCTCGCCGAGACCTTCGAGCTGATGCGGAGCCGCGGCGGCATGGGCTGGATCGGCCTGTACCGGCCCAGCGAGGACGAGGTCCGCGCCGTCGCGGACGAGTTCGGGCTGCACGAGCTCGCCGTCGAGGACGCCCTCAGCGGCCACCAGCGGCCCAAGATCGAGCGCTACGACGACATCCTCTTCGTCGTCCTCCGCCCCGCCCGCTACCTGGACGCCGAGGAGGAGGTCGAGTTCGGCGAGCTGCACGTCTTCGTGGGGCCCGACTTCGTCGTCACGATCCGCCACGCCGAGTCGCCGAACCTGGCCAAGGTGCGCCGGCGCATGGAGTCGCAGCCCGAGCTGCTCGCGCTCGGGCCGGAGGCGGTGCTGTACGCGATCGTCGACGAGGTGGTGGACGAGTACGGGCCGGTCGTCGCGGGCCTCGAGAACGACATCGACGAGATCGAGAGCGAACTGTTCGTCGAGGACGTCGACGCCACCCAGCGCATCTACGAGCTCGCGCGCGAGGTCATCGACTTCCAGCGCGCCGCGCAGCCGCTCACCGGCATGATCGAGGCGCTGCTGCGCGGCGGTGAGAAGTACGCGGTGGAGGAGGAGCTGCAGCGCCACCTGCGGGACGTGCACGACCACAGCATCCGCATCGCCGATCGCGCCGCCACCTTCCGCACCATCCTCGACAACGCGCTCACCGTCGAGTCCACCATCGTCGCCCGGCGGCAGAACGAGGAGATGCGGCGGATGACCGAGCTCAGCATCCGGCAGAACGACGAGGTGAAGAAGATCTCCGGCTGGGCGGCGATCCTTTTCGCGCCGACCATCATCGGCGGCATCTACGGTATGAACTTCGACACCATGCCGGAGCTGGACTGGGAGTGGGGCTACCCGATGGCGATCGGGCTGATGCTCGCGATGGGCTTCGGGCTGTGGGTGGTCTTCAAGAAGAAAGGCTGGCTGTAG
- a CDS encoding copper resistance CopC family protein, producing the protein MSRIRTLLAGLAVATVAVLAVAGPASAHDELVSSDPADGQQLTAAPEQLVLTYSNSLLALEGENSGTAVVVTDEAGREWADGAPVVQAETVTVPLRQGMADGAYRVAWQVVSSDGHPISGEFGFTVASATPETAAPAETTEPAETAAPDESAEPEEAPAADAVPAALLWGLGALVLVAAAVTAVLRLRRRRS; encoded by the coding sequence ACCGTCGCCGTCCTCGCGGTCGCCGGCCCGGCATCCGCCCACGACGAGCTCGTCTCCAGCGACCCGGCCGACGGGCAGCAGCTGACCGCCGCGCCCGAGCAGCTCGTCCTCACCTACTCGAACAGCCTGCTCGCGCTGGAGGGCGAGAACAGCGGCACGGCCGTGGTCGTCACGGACGAGGCCGGACGCGAGTGGGCCGACGGGGCGCCCGTCGTCCAGGCCGAGACCGTCACGGTGCCGCTGCGGCAGGGCATGGCCGACGGCGCCTACCGCGTCGCCTGGCAGGTGGTCTCCAGCGACGGGCACCCCATCTCGGGCGAGTTCGGCTTCACCGTGGCATCCGCGACCCCGGAGACCGCCGCGCCGGCCGAGACCACCGAGCCGGCCGAGACCGCCGCCCCGGACGAGAGCGCGGAGCCCGAGGAGGCGCCCGCCGCCGACGCGGTGCCCGCAGCGCTGCTCTGGGGCCTGGGCGCCCTCGTGCTCGTCGCGGCCGCGGTGACCGCGGTCCTGCGGCTCCGCCGTCGCCGCTCCTGA